The sequence CCCGTCTGCATAACTCTCTTCATACTTCTTTAATATCGGGTAAAAAACCTTTTTTAAACAAAAAAAACAACCCTCAGCTAGCTAAAGGATTGTCTCTTTTTGTCAGTTGTCTCATAAGGAAAAAGTGAAGAAGCTTTTTGCTTTGAGGTAATGAAAACCCGACGATGGAACCGAGTCCCAGTGCGATAATGACCGTCCCGATCCCGACAGGACCACCCAGTAACCAGCCGAAGAAAAACACAATGATCTCCATTCCATTCCGTACCCACTGAACTTTCCAGCCCGTCTTCTCAACTACGAGCAGCATCAGACTGTCACGGGGTCCTGCCCCCAAGTCAGCTGACACATATAATCCGATACCGTACCCGATTACCACAATCCCAATCGCAAACACAATCGACTGTGCCAATAACGATTGAGGGTCAGGAAGTACATAATTAAATAAATCTATGAAAATACCGATTAACAACATATTTATAAAGGCTCCAACTTTAGGAAATGTCTTTGTTCCGACACCTGTCACGAATAAGATCAAAAATCCTGCAATGATGGACCATGTGCCAATCGTCAATCCAAGCTGCTTAAAGAGCCCATAATGAAACACATCCCAAGGTCCGATCCCAAGGTCTTTCCCTTTGATCGTCAAGCTTATGCCAAACGCAAGTACAAGGAGGCCAGTAAAGAAGAACGACCAACGTAATACAAATTCTCTATTCATGAAAATCCCTTCCTACACCATAGTCATTTCATTTATTACCCGGATAAATGTATCACAGAATAAGAAACAAAAAAATTTCATAAAACCTATGGGGTTGGTGGGGATAATTCATTCAGGGTATTGCGCCTGTTCTTTTTTTACATTTTTTGTTAATCGGCTGGATTATTTGTGATTTCGGCCGGATTTTCATTGAAAACGGCTGGATTTATGACCATTCCCGCCGGATTTTCACGAAAAACGGCTGGATTATCGCCCATTTCGGCTGGATTCACTAAGCTGCGCCTCGAAAAAAAGCAGAGAACACATTAAAACCACTTAAATCCTCATTCTTCATTGATAAAACAATAGAAATCATGGTGGAAAATCCATGAAATCAACGCAGCTCATCAAAAAAATTCTCTACCCTTCAACCAGCTCTATAATTTCCCCGTCAGGTCCAAAGAAAAAGACCACTTTCCAGCCATTTTCAAGTACAACTGGACCCTCAACAGGTACTAACCCGCTCTCCCTTAATAGAGCAATCTCCGTTTCCAGATCGATGACTGCCAAGGCTAAATGAAGAAATGTCCGCTTCGAACCGTTATCCTCCCCAAGCTCTTCGATGAGCTCCAACCGACAATCGTTCTTTTTCATAAATAGTATCTTCTCACACCCCCATTCGAAATACGTTTCCTCTTCAAACCCAAAGTAAGATTGATAGAACTCCTTCGACCGCCCTAAACTCTTTACATTCATTCCCATATGATGAATTCTCATAGCCATTCTCCTTACAAAATTACATTCATATCGCCAAACTCATGCCATTTATAGTTTTTTAACAGAGCAGTTTGATAGGCGTTCATTAATTTTTCCTCTGAAATAAAAGCCTTTAAGAGATCCAGATGACTCGCTTCCGGTTCATGGAGCCCCGTGATGAGGCCATCTACGAGTTGAAGGGGGGTATCCCCCGATATATATAAGTTTGTTATCCCTTCAGAAGGCTTTAACTGTCCATATTGCGTCATGATGGTCTCAAGGGCACGAACGACTGTAGTGCCCACTGCAATGACCCGCTTCCCACTCTTTTTTGCCTTGAGGATTTGGTCCACTGTCCCTGAACCTACATGGTATTCTTCCGGATGATTTTTTGGTGTCGGCCAGCAATCATTTCCGTAATAGCTCAAGCCTGCGTGAAGCTGTATGAACACGACCTCAATTCCCTTCTGCTTCAAGGATTGTATCAACTTCCAAGAAAATGCCCTTCCGGCAGATGTCATTTCCACAGATCCAGGGACTGATCCATATACGGTTTGATAGCAATCAAGTGGCCAAGGACTATCAATATATTCATAACGGATCGGCTCTCCGTTTCTGTAAATAAAATCAAAAAGCTCAACACCACTCCTGTTAAATTCCAATTGCACAAGTGGTTTTTCACTTCCCTCACCCACCATGTTTGCCCGGACTCCCTCTGAAAAACAAATCGGTTCCCCCGCTTGATGGAAGTCTCCTATGATAAGCGCATCCCAACAGTTATCATCTACTTTTCTGGATAAACGAACTTCGAACTGCCTGTTTCCTTGCTTCCCTTTGAGAGAGGCAGGAATGGTCCGGCTGTTGTTTAAAACCAGTACGTCCCCCCTATTTAAAAATTCGGGTAACTGCTTGAATTGGGTATGATCACATTTACCGGTCTCCCGGTTCAACACCATCAGTTTTACTTCGTCTCGCTCGAATCCTTGAAGCTCAATGGGAGTCGATGCGTTTAAATGGGATGGGATATCAAAGGTCTTAGCCAGTTCATTCATTCTCCCCGCCTCGATTCCACTGAAATTCCAGTGCTTCAAATCGATTCCCGTTCTCATGTTCTGAAGCGTCGGAAGCAAGATATAAAAAGAGGTCAAGGTGATCATGAGGGTTCGCAAGGGGATAATCACATTCCGGGACAGCCTTGTCGTGCATGTCCGTATCCATTTCCCCTGGATCGACCATATTCACCCTTACCCCTGTATCACTGAGTTCGTCGGCCCATGTTTGAGTCAATCCTTCGACGGCAAATTTAGAAATTCCGTATGCCCCCCACTCAGCAAAGCCTGTTTTACCCGCTTCTGATGTTAAGTTTATGATTGATCCTTTACCCCGGCTGATCATTCCCGGCAGGACTCTTTTCGTTACTAAAAATGGGTTCAATGCATTGATTCTTAGCACCTCAAGGAATTCTTCTTCAGGATAATCAGCCAGAAGGCGGGGACCAGGTCCAAAGACAGATGCATTGTTAAAAAGAACATCGACTCTTCCCAATACTTCCTCCGTAACAGAAACAAAACGGTCTACATCCCTGGAATCAGAAACATCTGCTTCCAAGGCTACCACTTCTGCCCCTAACGCTATCAATTCTTTCTCCAACTCCCGAAGGGGTCCACTCGTTCGTGCACAGATCGCAAGCTTTGCTCCTTCCTTGGCACATTGTAGGGAAAGGGCCCTTCCCAACCCTTTTGAAGCTCCGGTTATCATGACTACTTTGCTTTTCAACATCTTTATTTCCCCTTTCATAACTCTTATTACTCACAGTTTATGAAAAATCTCCTTTCGACAAATCGTCTATAAGTGGTCATGGGGAATAGAAAATTAGATGTAGCAAGCTATCAGCCTTTTGATGTAGTTTCATAAAAACACGAACATTAATACTAGAAATATGTTTTATATTCGTGTTATAATCAAATTGAAAATAAATAGAGCAGTGACTGGCGAAAATGTGGAATCAACCACAAGGGAGCTGCGAATCTTATAAATCATGAGCCATTAGCCGTTCGCCTGGGCAGAAGGTAAGGGGATACCCTTGTCTTCTTTTACTATAATCAGGAGGGATTGCAGTGGAACCACTAGTATTAGACGGGAAACTTGTTGCATCTGAGGTAAAGGAAAGCCTAAAGTCGAGAGTCGCTGTATTAAAGGAGAATGGTACTACCCCATGCCTTGCCACGGTGCTTGTTGGAGACGATCCATCTTCTGCTACGTATGTGAAGATGAAGGGCAATGCGTGCGCGAAGATCGGAATGGAATCAAGAAGGATTCATCTTCCTAAGGAAACGACAACAACTGAATTGTTGGACGTGATCCGGGAGCTTAATCAAGATTCTTCCGTTCATGGCATTCTCTTGCAGCACCCTGTTCCTCACCATATTGATGAACGTGCTGCTTTTGAAGCAATCTCCATTGAGAAAGATGTTGATGGAGTCACAAGCCTCGGGTTCGGTCAAAACTCTCTTGGGTTTGGTGAATATCCATCTTGCACACCTGCCGCGATCATGAGCATCATCGATTACTACGGTGTATCCCTTGAAGGTAAACACGCTGTCGTAGTAGGAAGAAGTCCGATTCTAGGAAAGCCTGTATCCATGATGCTGTTGAATCGAAACGCAACGGTGACGACCTGTCATTCGTATACAGAGAATCTGCCTGACATTCTCGCTACTGCAGATATCGTGGTGGCAGCAGTCGGTAAACCTAACTTCATTCAAGGGGATTGGTTAAAAGAAGGTGCTGTCGTTCTTGATGCAGGCTATAACAAAGGGAACGTCGGAGACATCGATTACGACGCATGCTATGAAAAAGCGAGCGCGATTACCCCTGTACCAGGTGGAGTTGGCCCGGTGACCATCTCCATGCTATTAAAACAAACCGTTGATTCTGCTGAGAAATATGGTTCGGTCCTACAAAATTCATAATCCTTAAATTTCAAGAGACTGACTCGTTTAGGAGAGCCAGTCTCTTTTTTTGCTATTTCGGACTTATTTTTTCTACATTTCAGGAAAGAATGGTAAGGAATAGAAAGATAAAGGAGCGTTCATATGGACACACATCATCAAAATGCTTTTTCCGAAACACCGGAACCCTATTGGAGGGAAACGGCTAAACTCCCCTTATTTAAAAAGCTTGATAAAAACATAAAAGTGGACGTAACCGTGGTTGGCGGAGGGATTGCAGGTATCACCACTGCCTATCTGTTAGCTAAAGGCGGGAAAAAAGTGGCTCTCATTGAGGCTGACCACTTATTGAACGGGACAACGGGGCATACAACGGCTAAGATTTCGGCACAACACGGATTGATTTATGATGAACTCATCCAGCATTTTGGAGTAGAGTTTGCAAAGAAATACTACCTGTCTCAGACAAAGGCTCTTCAGTTTATTAAAGATACGATTTCCAGCGAAAAGATAGATTGTCATTTTACAGAAGAGGACTCGTATGTTTACGCGACTACTGATCAATATGCCACAAAAATCGAGAAGGAGTACGAGGCGTATCAGAAGTTAGAGATTCAGGGAGAGCTCATTGAAAAACTCCCGATCGATTTATCCATTAAAAACGCAGTCGTAATGAAAGAACAGGCACAGTTTCACCCTTTAAAGTATCTAAAAGCCTTGATTGATTCTTATACGGGACTTGGCGGTCAAATATTTGAAGGAACACCCGCTAAAACCATTAACGAAGGAGACTCCACACAAGTGGTGACGGATGATGGATATCACCTGGATAGCGAGCATGTAGTCATCTGCTCTCACTTTCCTTTTTATGATGGCATGGGCTTCTATTTCACAAAAATGTATGCCGAACGCTCGTACATCCTTGGAGTGAAAGCGAAAAAGGATTACCCGGGAGGCATGTACTTAAGCGCAGAAGACCCTACCCGTTCCCTCCGTTCTGAAGACGATGAAAATGGGGAAAAGCTTATATTAATCGGTGGGGATAATCATAAAACGGGACAAGGTAAAGATACATTGGAGCATTACAATGCACTGAAGGAGTTCGGAGAGGAAGTCCTTGGAGTAGAAGAGGTACGTTACAGATGGTCTGCTCAAGATCTCATTACACTAGATAAAGTACCCTACATCGGTAAGTTAACGGAAAAACATCCATCCATTTTCGTAGCGACGGGTTTTAAAAAATGGGGAATGACATCCGGTTCTCTAGCGGGGCAGATCCTATCTGATCAGATTTTAGGAAATCATCATATTTATGCTGATGTGTACACTCCTTCACGATTTGTTGCCGACCCTAGCATTAAGCATTTCTTTAAAGAGAATATAAATGTGGCTGGACAACTTATTAAAGGAAAGCTGCAAATCCCAACTAAAAAGGTACAGGAGCTACAAAAAGGCGAGGGCGATGTCGTGAACCTGAACGGGCGACGCTGTGGTGGATACCGGGATGAAACAGGAAAGCTGCACGTCGTAGACACTACGTGCACCCATCTCGGCTGTGAAACCGAATGGAACCACGGTGACCACACATGGGACTGTCCTTGTCACGGATCCCGTTTCTCCATTGATGGGGATGTGATTGAAGGCCCTGCGAAGAAACCTCTCACCAGGTTTGAAGTGACCGATTGAGGGACGGACCTCTGGAAGGAAGCTTCCGATTATTGTCGAATATAGCCTGGGAAATAAACCGGATTTCCAAAGTATTTGACATATTTTGTCGTATCTCACAGAAGAATATTTCCTCGATTATGTCTCAAACTATAAAGGCTTGAGTTACTATTTGGGGAGGGATTCTGAATGGGACGTACTAAAAAAGGTAACCGTAATGCTCAAAGTAATACGAATGCTAAACAAAATCGAACAAGTTCTGAATTAGTGGAGTTTACAACCGGTCAAGCGAATACGAAGAAAAACCGACCACAAGACTAGTAACGACTAGCTGATTGAAGAATAACCGGCAGTACCGCTGCGTCAGGTTATTCTTTTCTTTTTTCTCCTGGTCCGTTCATCTTTTCGTAGAGGAATCTCACTGCCGACCTCGAATACGTTATAGAGAAATTGATTAGGAGGAATAGATGATGCAAGAACAAATGTTATTTCAACAAATGGAATTCATTCGGCTTCGCACACTGGCTGCTCTTGATGCGACAACGGAACAGCAGGCGGATGAAATGCCTCCAGGATTCAGAAATTCTATCCGATGGAATTTAGGACATATCCTGCTGTCTCAGGAAAACCTGTTATTCTCCTTTGTAGGGGAAAACGACCGTAAAACACTTCCACCTGAATATGGGGAGTTATTTGGCTTTCATACAAGCCCTTCCACTTGGAATGCGCTCACACCCCCTACACTGAAGGAACTTCGTGAGAAACTGGAGGCACAACCGCAAAGGATGAAAGAAGCGTTTTCCGGTCGTTTGGATGAAACAGGAGAGAAGCCGTTTGTCCTTGGTGAACATACTACGTTTACCACTTTGGGTGAAGTTCTTTCCTTTGCTAACTGGCATGAAGGCTTACATCAAGGAGCCATAACGTCTATTAAGCGTGTACAAGGAATTGAAAATCTTTGGGAAAAAGTTGAAGAGAAGATAGAAAGATAAAAAGACATGGCGGCTTTTGTGCTGCCATGTCTTTTTATCTGCCTTTAAACAAAATTAAAAAATCCCCATACCCTTCTTCTTCTAATTTCCCTTTAGGAATAAATCGTAAAGAAGCAGAATTGATGCAATACCGAAGACCTTTAGGACCGGGTCCATCTGTGAACACATGCCCGAGATGAGAATCGGCTTCCCTGCTTCTTACCTCGATTCTTGTAGAACGATGAGAGAGATCATATTGTTCTTTGACGCTTGCATCCATGACAGGCTTTGTAAAACTTGGCCAGCCGCACCCACTATCATACTGGTCTTTTGAGGTGAATAAAGGCTCACCTGAAACGATATCCACGTAGATCCCTTCCTCTTTATTATCCCAATACTCATTTTCGAAAGGAGGCTCTGTTCCATTTTCCTGTGTAACGAAGTATTGCATTTCCGTCAGATGTTCTTTTAAATGGGATCGATCTTTTGGCCAATATTTGTTCAAGAAATCCTCTCGTCCGGATCCACGCTTATAAAGTGCATAGCGAAAGGCATTTCTCTTATAGAAATCCTGATGATAAGCTTCTGCAGGATAAAACTCACGTGCGGGGAGAATCTGTGTCACAACAGTCTCCTTAAATACTCCACTCTGCTCCAGCTCTCGTTTTGACTCCTCGGCCAGCATTTTTTGATTGTGGTTATGATGAAAAATGGCTGTACGGTAGGAGTCACCCCGATCATTGAACTGCCCTTCTGAATCAGTAGGGTCAATTTGTTTCCAATAAAGATCGAGCAGTTTCTCATAAGGGAACCGATCAGGGTCGAATGTAATTTGGACGGCTTCATAATGTCCTGTCCCTCCTGACGTCACATCTTTATAAGTTGGATTGGCCATATCACCCCCTGTATAACCGGATACAACACTTTCAATTCCTTCCTGCTCATCAAAGGGTTCCACCATACACCAAAAACATCCTCCAGCAAAGGTTGCTTTCTCCATTTCAACGCTCCTTTCGTTTCACGTGAAACATTTAATGACCCTTCGTTCTCACACAAACTCATCCTTCAAAATAAAGATGATAATGATGTTGACACCCCGGATTAAAAGAGGCTCGACAATGGGGACATACCGATTGGCAGTTCATATACTGTAAAATCGTTAACTCACTTTTGCACTCGCCACAAAGTACCGCCTTGGCATTCCATTCATCCTTCCCCCATCGGACAGGTTCATGATCTGCCATTTCATCATGACATGTATGACAAGGGTAATAGGCGTTACAGCATTTAAATTTAATGGCGATGATATCCTTCCTTGTTCGGTAATGTTTACACTTTGTATTCGAATCCACTTCCACACCGGTCACCTTTATCAGCTTTTCAGTCATAATCATCCTCCCCTTATGCAGTAAATTTCGATATACATAGTCACTATTCCTACTAAAACCGTAAACTACTAGCTTCATTCTAGCCTAATTATCTATCTGTACTATACAATGAATAATAAAAGAAAGGGAGGGGAAGATTCTTGAAATTGATTGTATTCGGAGCAACCGGCGGAACAGGCAAGGAAGTAGTGAAGCAAGCATTGGCAGATGGCCATGAAGTCACTGTATTTGTTCGGAATCCTTCTAAATTGGAAGAAGATAGTCCGCAATTAACTTTCGTAAAAGGGGATGCTCTGAACGCTACAGAAGTGAGAGAAGCATTAACGGGGCAAGAAGCCGTTATATCCTGTTTAGGTTCCGATGGATTGAAGAAAACAAACGTCCTTACCAATATGACCACAAATATCCTGAAGGGGATGGAGATACATCGCATCACGAGAATTGCCTATGTGGCATCAGCTGGTATTCATAAAGAAATACCAGGCCTTCAAGGAAAGATCATTCAGTTCATTCTTCGGAATGTTTTAATGGATCACAGGAATGCTGTGGGACAAATAATGAAAAGCAGCGTCCACTATACGATTGCCAGACCCATGCAATTGACTACCCAGCCTCTATCGAAATCGTACCGTCAAGACGCAGAATTGATTCCGTCGAAGGGAAGAAAGATTGGCCGCGCTGATGTCGCTCACTTCCTGCTTCAAAGCATAGTTCAAGAGAAGCATATGGATGAATCCATTGGTTTAGCTTACTAAAAAATCAAGGGATTATTCTATCTTATCTCCAAGACAGAACAATCCCTATTCGTTACCCCATATGTTCCAGAATACCGGTTAAATCCTTATATACAAAATGCGGTTTGACCCCTAATTCATCCATCACTTTATCCTGACGATTTATCCAAGCCGTATAGAATCCAAAGTTCGTCGCTCCTGCAATGTCCCATGGGTTAGAAGACATAAACAACACTTCTTCTCTTCTGATCCCAAGCTTTTCAAGAACAAGCTGGTAAGACATCGGGGTTGGTTTAAACTGCTTCACTTCATCAACTGACAAAACCTCATCCAGCAAATGCCCAAAGGAAGATTGCTCAACAAGAGGAGATAGCATATCCAGTGAACCATTGGAAAAGATGGCTTTTTGATAAAGTTTCAGTTCTTGCAATACACTCCCTACTTCTTCGTAGTGATTTAATTCCAGGTAAGCCTCCAGCAATTCCTTCTCTTTTACTTCAGTAAGGTCAACTCCTGCTTGCTTAGCCGCATAATGGAGAGCATCCTTCGTTATTGTAAAAAAAGTCGTATACGTACCCATTAATTGACGTAAAAAACTATACTCCAACTGCTTCTGGCGCCACACCTGGCTGATTTCCTTCCCTTTATCAGGAAAGAGTTCATTACACTTTTCAATGACGGAATGAACATCGAAAAGAGTTCCATACGCATCGAACACAAAAGCCTTTATATTGAGATTTGACATACGCATCCTCCTCTTTCATTCTTCTTATATAATAGACCATTTTAAATAAATTAAACTTTTTCACCTCTAAGCGAATTCATTTCACATTCACGTTTTTTATGATATATTACTTCGAGTATCTAAATATATTATGGAGGTGGTCACGATGAATGCAGAACTACCACATGCACAGGCATCTCCTTCCTATACAAAGACGATTCTGTTCTTGAGCTTAACCGTCTGGCTGGTTGTCATGAATACCACCATGTTTAATGTAGCACTCCCCAATGTCTTAAAGGATTTCTCTTTAGCCCCTTCTGAAGGAGCCTGGATTGTATCGGGATATTCTATCGTACTCGCCATTTGCACCATTACATATACGCGCCTGGCAGACTACATTCCCATCAGGAGGCTGCTTATCCTGGGCATTTCCATTTTCGGGCTGGCATCGTTCATAGGTTTCTTTGCTCATACCTTTACCTGGCTATTGATCTCCCGTTTATTCCAAGCGGCAGGTGCTGCAGCCATTCCTGGGTTATCCATGGTGTTTGCCGGACGTTTTGTCCCGATGGCAAGACGCGGCCGGGCATTGGCTATGATTGCCTCAGCTTCTTCCCTGGGCTTTGGATTAGGGCCCGTCGTAGGTGGCGTGATTACCGATTATTTAAGTTGGAACTATTTATTTCTAATCACGTTATGTGTCCTTGGAATGATACCTGTACTCTACCGCTTCCTGCCGGATGAGACGACCAGGAAAGGGTACTTTGATGTATGGGGAGGCCTTTTAACCGGAATCGGAATTACGTTCTTTCTGCTGTTCATTTCAACGTTCCACTGGTATTATTTCGCAGGTGCCGTTGTATTCTTTGGAGGATTGTGGATTCGGATCCATAAGATCGAACTACCTTTTATTCAACCCAGTTTGATACGGGACAAAGGATACCGTCAGATTCTATATATGAGTTTCCTGGGTTTCGCCACTCACTTTGCGATTCTAATCGTCATGCCTCTTATGCTTCAGCATGTATTTGGTAAAAATCCCACAGCAGTTGGATTCATTATCTTTCCGGGTGCGATGCTGTCGGCAGTGGCAGCTGTATATGTCGGGAGACTGATTGATCGCTATGGAAATATGAGGGTGATGTTCCTTGCTCATATCCTTCTGATCATTTCAACCGTCATCTTTTATATCTTATCACCCCTCAATGAATACATGATTATGCTGGCTTATATGTTTACAAGCTTTGGCTTTTCAAGTCTTTCGTCAAGCTCGACCAATGAAGTATCCCGTGTCATGAGTAAGGAGCTGATTGCTTCAGGAATCGGCATGAAACAGCTTACCCACTTCGTAGGCAGTGCGTCTGGTTCTGTTCTAGGAGGAATCATTGTCGAGATGGGCGGAGCAGATTTCCCAGTCCGTTCATTTCAGAATACATTCCTTGTTCTGATCGTATTAATGACACTATCCCTTATTCTATTATTCTTGTACCGCAAGAGAATCAACCATCAATAAAATCTGGTCCAGGCAGTATATCTGCCTGGACCTTATTATTTGTAAATAAATAGTGCTCATATTAGCCTGAATGGATTCCTC is a genomic window of Rossellomorea sp. y25 containing:
- a CDS encoding SDR family oxidoreductase — encoded protein: MLKSKVVMITGASKGLGRALSLQCAKEGAKLAICARTSGPLRELEKELIALGAEVVALEADVSDSRDVDRFVSVTEEVLGRVDVLFNNASVFGPGPRLLADYPEEEFLEVLRINALNPFLVTKRVLPGMISRGKGSIINLTSEAGKTGFAEWGAYGISKFAVEGLTQTWADELSDTGVRVNMVDPGEMDTDMHDKAVPECDYPLANPHDHLDLFLYLASDASEHENGNRFEALEFQWNRGGENE
- a CDS encoding CHY zinc finger protein, with product MTEKLIKVTGVEVDSNTKCKHYRTRKDIIAIKFKCCNAYYPCHTCHDEMADHEPVRWGKDEWNAKAVLCGECKSELTILQYMNCQSVCPHCRASFNPGCQHHYHLYFEG
- a CDS encoding MFS transporter; its protein translation is MNAELPHAQASPSYTKTILFLSLTVWLVVMNTTMFNVALPNVLKDFSLAPSEGAWIVSGYSIVLAICTITYTRLADYIPIRRLLILGISIFGLASFIGFFAHTFTWLLISRLFQAAGAAAIPGLSMVFAGRFVPMARRGRALAMIASASSLGFGLGPVVGGVITDYLSWNYLFLITLCVLGMIPVLYRFLPDETTRKGYFDVWGGLLTGIGITFFLLFISTFHWYYFAGAVVFFGGLWIRIHKIELPFIQPSLIRDKGYRQILYMSFLGFATHFAILIVMPLMLQHVFGKNPTAVGFIIFPGAMLSAVAAVYVGRLIDRYGNMRVMFLAHILLIISTVIFYILSPLNEYMIMLAYMFTSFGFSSLSSSSTNEVSRVMSKELIASGIGMKQLTHFVGSASGSVLGGIIVEMGGADFPVRSFQNTFLVLIVLMTLSLILLFLYRKRINHQ
- a CDS encoding NAD(P)-binding oxidoreductase translates to MKLIVFGATGGTGKEVVKQALADGHEVTVFVRNPSKLEEDSPQLTFVKGDALNATEVREALTGQEAVISCLGSDGLKKTNVLTNMTTNILKGMEIHRITRIAYVASAGIHKEIPGLQGKIIQFILRNVLMDHRNAVGQIMKSSVHYTIARPMQLTTQPLSKSYRQDAELIPSKGRKIGRADVAHFLLQSIVQEKHMDESIGLAY
- a CDS encoding DinB family protein; translated protein: MMQEQMLFQQMEFIRLRTLAALDATTEQQADEMPPGFRNSIRWNLGHILLSQENLLFSFVGENDRKTLPPEYGELFGFHTSPSTWNALTPPTLKELREKLEAQPQRMKEAFSGRLDETGEKPFVLGEHTTFTTLGEVLSFANWHEGLHQGAITSIKRVQGIENLWEKVEEKIER
- a CDS encoding FAD-dependent oxidoreductase, which gives rise to MDTHHQNAFSETPEPYWRETAKLPLFKKLDKNIKVDVTVVGGGIAGITTAYLLAKGGKKVALIEADHLLNGTTGHTTAKISAQHGLIYDELIQHFGVEFAKKYYLSQTKALQFIKDTISSEKIDCHFTEEDSYVYATTDQYATKIEKEYEAYQKLEIQGELIEKLPIDLSIKNAVVMKEQAQFHPLKYLKALIDSYTGLGGQIFEGTPAKTINEGDSTQVVTDDGYHLDSEHVVICSHFPFYDGMGFYFTKMYAERSYILGVKAKKDYPGGMYLSAEDPTRSLRSEDDENGEKLILIGGDNHKTGQGKDTLEHYNALKEFGEEVLGVEEVRYRWSAQDLITLDKVPYIGKLTEKHPSIFVATGFKKWGMTSGSLAGQILSDQILGNHHIYADVYTPSRFVADPSIKHFFKENINVAGQLIKGKLQIPTKKVQELQKGEGDVVNLNGRRCGGYRDETGKLHVVDTTCTHLGCETEWNHGDHTWDCPCHGSRFSIDGDVIEGPAKKPLTRFEVTD
- a CDS encoding YitT family protein; the protein is MNREFVLRWSFFFTGLLVLAFGISLTIKGKDLGIGPWDVFHYGLFKQLGLTIGTWSIIAGFLILFVTGVGTKTFPKVGAFINMLLIGIFIDLFNYVLPDPQSLLAQSIVFAIGIVVIGYGIGLYVSADLGAGPRDSLMLLVVEKTGWKVQWVRNGMEIIVFFFGWLLGGPVGIGTVIIALGLGSIVGFSLPQSKKLLHFFLMRQLTKRDNPLAS
- the msrB gene encoding peptide-methionine (R)-S-oxide reductase MsrB, encoding MEKATFAGGCFWCMVEPFDEQEGIESVVSGYTGGDMANPTYKDVTSGGTGHYEAVQITFDPDRFPYEKLLDLYWKQIDPTDSEGQFNDRGDSYRTAIFHHNHNQKMLAEESKRELEQSGVFKETVVTQILPAREFYPAEAYHQDFYKRNAFRYALYKRGSGREDFLNKYWPKDRSHLKEHLTEMQYFVTQENGTEPPFENEYWDNKEEGIYVDIVSGEPLFTSKDQYDSGCGWPSFTKPVMDASVKEQYDLSHRSTRIEVRSREADSHLGHVFTDGPGPKGLRYCINSASLRFIPKGKLEEEGYGDFLILFKGR
- a CDS encoding S-adenosylmethionine:tRNA ribosyltransferase-isomerase; this translates as MKHWNFSGIEAGRMNELAKTFDIPSHLNASTPIELQGFERDEVKLMVLNRETGKCDHTQFKQLPEFLNRGDVLVLNNSRTIPASLKGKQGNRQFEVRLSRKVDDNCWDALIIGDFHQAGEPICFSEGVRANMVGEGSEKPLVQLEFNRSGVELFDFIYRNGEPIRYEYIDSPWPLDCYQTVYGSVPGSVEMTSAGRAFSWKLIQSLKQKGIEVVFIQLHAGLSYYGNDCWPTPKNHPEEYHVGSGTVDQILKAKKSGKRVIAVGTTVVRALETIMTQYGQLKPSEGITNLYISGDTPLQLVDGLITGLHEPEASHLDLLKAFISEEKLMNAYQTALLKNYKWHEFGDMNVIL
- a CDS encoding haloacid dehalogenase type II, translated to MSNLNIKAFVFDAYGTLFDVHSVIEKCNELFPDKGKEISQVWRQKQLEYSFLRQLMGTYTTFFTITKDALHYAAKQAGVDLTEVKEKELLEAYLELNHYEEVGSVLQELKLYQKAIFSNGSLDMLSPLVEQSSFGHLLDEVLSVDEVKQFKPTPMSYQLVLEKLGIRREEVLFMSSNPWDIAGATNFGFYTAWINRQDKVMDELGVKPHFVYKDLTGILEHMG
- a CDS encoding VOC family protein — encoded protein: MRIHHMGMNVKSLGRSKEFYQSYFGFEEETYFEWGCEKILFMKKNDCRLELIEELGEDNGSKRTFLHLALAVIDLETEIALLRESGLVPVEGPVVLENGWKVVFFFGPDGEIIELVEG
- a CDS encoding tetrahydrofolate dehydrogenase/cyclohydrolase catalytic domain-containing protein, whose protein sequence is MAVEPLVLDGKLVASEVKESLKSRVAVLKENGTTPCLATVLVGDDPSSATYVKMKGNACAKIGMESRRIHLPKETTTTELLDVIRELNQDSSVHGILLQHPVPHHIDERAAFEAISIEKDVDGVTSLGFGQNSLGFGEYPSCTPAAIMSIIDYYGVSLEGKHAVVVGRSPILGKPVSMMLLNRNATVTTCHSYTENLPDILATADIVVAAVGKPNFIQGDWLKEGAVVLDAGYNKGNVGDIDYDACYEKASAITPVPGGVGPVTISMLLKQTVDSAEKYGSVLQNS